One window of Nymphaea colorata isolate Beijing-Zhang1983 chromosome 1, ASM883128v2, whole genome shotgun sequence genomic DNA carries:
- the LOC116265324 gene encoding patellin-3-like, whose product MADECKAPVAEVKETTEVAVKEAPPVDEKALVVESKPEVAEEKPEAAEGETKPAAEEAVAESASFKEETNVVAELEDPHKKALDELKQLIEQALKNNEFFAPPPAPKAEEAKPAGEEAVAQTPPPAAETAEVVEEKAEEKVEEKTEVKVEEVAAESAKVVVEEVPPPPPPAKATSLLEVVEHAVEKVLGHVTPAPPEAVPAPPEAAAPPAAPATAEEEGVKTVEAIEESVVSVTPPPAEPETAVLPPAAEEVSEAPAPPPEEVFIWDIPLLGGEQSDTLLLKFLRARDFKVKDTLEMIKKTARWRKEYKADELLEEDLGGKSFEKAVFMHGTDRDGHPVCYNVFGAFQDKELFQKTFSSAERDHFLRWRIQFLEKGIRQLDFSENGISTIVQVTDLKHSPGLLSRELQVTKKALEVLLDNYPELVAKQVVINVPWWYLAYTRVFNTIFTPRTKSKFVYAGPSRSTETLFKYIAPEQVPVEYGGLSKAEDSEFSTADAVTDLFVKPTSPHTIEIPVTEVCTLVWELRVLGWDVSYGAEFVPDAEDGYTVIIQKTRKVAATDEPVIRNSYKIGESGKVILKIENATSKKKKLLYRFKTKVAESN is encoded by the exons ATGGCGGACGAGTGCAAGGCGCCGGTCGCGGAGGTGAAAGAGACAACGGAGGTGGCTGTGAAGGAGGCCCCTCCTGTGGATGAGAAGGCCCTAGTAGTGGAGTCGAAGCCCGAAGTGGCGGAGGAGAAGCCCGAAGCGGCGGAGGGGGAGACAAAGCCCGCGGCGGAGGAGGCTGTTGCTGAGTCCGCGTCCTTCAAGGAGGAGACCAACGTGGTCGCGGAGCTGGAGGATCCCCACAAGAAGGCCTTGGACGAGCTGAAGCAGCTCATCGAGCAGGCTCTCAAGAACAACGAGTTCTTCGCACCGCCGCCGGCTCCTAAGGCGGAGGAGGCGAAGCCTGCAGGAGAAGAGGCTGTTGCTCAAACTCCACCTCCGGCGGCGGAGACCGCCGAGGTAGTGGAGGAGAAGGCGGAGGAGAAGGTGGAGGAGAAGACTGAGGTTAAGGTGGAGGAGGTAGCTGCGGAATCCGCTAAGGTCGTGGTGGAGGAGGtcccgccgccaccaccaccggcAAAAGCAACGTCGTTGTTGGAAGTGGTAGAGCACGCGGTGGAAAAGGTACTGGGACATGTGACACCAGCACCACCAGAGGCGGTTCCGGCACCACCGGAAGCCGCCGCTCCACCGGCGGCGCCTGCTACTGCTGAAGAGGAAGGCGTGAAGACTGTGGAAGCTATCGAGGAATCGGTGGTGTCAGTGACTCCCCCTCCGGCAGAGCCCGAAACGGCCGTACTACCACCGGCGGCGGAAGAGGTCTCGGAGGCGCCGGCTCCACCACCTGAGGAAGTCTTCATCTGGGATATCCCGCTTCTGGGCGGGGAGCAGAGCGATACCTTGCTGCTGAAGTTCCTCAGGGCGAGGGACTTCAAGGTGAAGGACACGCTTGAGATGATCAAGAAGACGGCGCGCTGGCGTAAGGAGTACAAGGCGGACGAGCTCCTCGAGGAGGACCTCGGAGGCAAGAGCTTCGAGAAGGCTGTGTTCATGCATGGCACCGACCGGGACGGCCATCCCGTCTGCTACAACGTCTTCGGCGCCTTCCAGGACAAAGAGCTGTTCCAGAAGACGTTCTCTAGCGCCGAGCGAGACCACTTCCTCAGGTGGCGGATCCAGTTCCTGGAGAAGGGAATTAGGCAGCTCGACTTCAGCGAGAATGGCATCTCAACCATTGTTCAGGTCACCGATCTGAAGCACTCTCCTGGTTTGCTCAGCCGGGAGCTTCAGGTCACCAAAAAGGCCCTGGAAGTCCTACTTGACAACTACCCTGAATTGGTCGCTAAACAG GTTGTGATCAATGTTCCATGGTGGTATCTGGCTTATACTAGGGTGTTCAACACCATTTTCACTCCCAGGACTAAGAGCAAGTTTGTGTATGCTGGACCTTCTAGATCGACTGAAACCCTCTTCAA ATATATAGCACCAGAACAAGTTCCAGTGGAGTACGGAGGGTTAAGCAAAGCGGAAGACTCGGAATTCTCCACCGCCGATGCTGTGACGGATTTGTTCGTGAAGCCGACTTCTCCCCACACTATTGAGATCCCAGTTACTGAG GTCTGCACTCTTGTTTGGGAGCTTCGAGTTCTCGGCTGGGACGTGAGCTACGGCGCCGAGTTTGTGCCTGACGCAGAAGATGGATACACAGTCATCATTCAGAAGACGAGGAAGGTTGCCGCCACAGATGAACCTGTCATCCGGAATTCCTACAAGATCGGCGAGTCTGGCAAGGTGATTCTCAAAATTGAGAACGCCACTTCCAAGAAGAAAAAGCTCCTATACAGATTTAAGACTAAGGTTGCAGAGTCGAACTGA